In the Oscillospiraceae bacterium genome, AAGACTGTATGGGGCGTCGGCTATAAGTTCGAGGTCAAGGAATGAGCCGCCGCAACACCATCAGCCGGGAGTTCTTCTCGACCATTGCCGTAGTGCTGGTGCTGGGCCTGAGCGTCATGTGCGCCATCCAGACAGCACTCTCCGCCGCCTACTTCGTGCAGGAGCGCTGCACCGCCCTGAACGATATATTGAACGGTGCATCGAAACTCTGCGAGACATTCGCTGAGGATGGTTCTGTTCTGACCCGCCCGCTGGATAATGAGCAGGCCAGGGAAAACGCCCGCAACGGCTTTGACCTGTTCACCACTTCCTCCGGCGCGGTGCTGTTCGTGACCGACGAAAACGGCGACATTCTGCTGCACACCGGCAGCGAAGATTTTACCGAGCAGCCCATCCCAGCCGACATGCTGGCCGAGATGGACGCCGGCGACAACATTTTTAAAACCGGCACTCTGGGCGGCGTCTACAGCGGCAAATACTATACCGCGGGCCGCCGTGTTGAGGTAGGCGGTTACACCGGCTACCTGTTTGCCGCCAGCCCCATGACGGCACTGGCCAGTTATATGGGGGATATGCTGGCCATGTTCGGCATCTCGGCCGCGGTCATCCTGTTGCTGTGCAGCCTGCTGTGCTGGGTGCTGGCCAAGCGCATCACCGGCCCCATCGAGGACATCAGCGAGGCTGCCCGCCGCCTGGGCAGCGGCGACTTTACCGCCCGTGCCCCGGTGGACGGCTGTGTGGAGCTGGCCGACTTTGCCACCACCTTCAATAACATGGCTGCCCGCCTGCAGACCATCGATAACTCCCGCGGCCAGTTCATGGGCAACATCGCCCACGAGCTGCGCACACCCATGACCACCATCAAGGGCTTTATCGACGGCATGCTGGACGGCACCATCCCGCCCGAGGAAAACCAGCGTTACCTGGCCATCGTCTCCCAGGAGACCGGCCGCCTGGCCCGCCTGGTGCAGAACATGCTGGACATCACCAAGCTGGAAGCCGGCGAGGTGCCCATCCACGCAAAAAACTACGACCTGTGGCAGACCGTGACCGATGTGGTCCTCTCGGACGAGCAGCGCATCGAGGATGGCAAGATCGACATCCAGGGCCTTGGCGGCCCGCCGCTGATGATCTGCGCCGACCCGGATTTTGTGCATCAGGTCGTGTACAACATCGTAGACAACGCCATCAAGTTCACCCCGGCAGGCGGCGTTATCAGCTTTGCCGCCGAAAAGCACGGCAGCATGGTGGAGGTCCGCATCGAGAACACCGGCGCAGGCATCGCCCCCGAAGCCCTGCCTTTTGTGTTTGAGCGCTTCTACAAAGAGGACCGTTCCCGCGGCATGAATACCCGCGGCAGCGGCCTGGGCCTGCATATATGCAAGATCCTCATCAACCTTTCCGGCGGCCAGATCCACGCCGAAAGCGAGGAAGGCAAATGGTGCCGCTTCGTGTTTACGCTGCCATGCGGGCAGTAACTTGCTTTCCTTGAAAAGAAAGTAAGTAAAGAAACTTTTACTATAGCATCACAAAAAAGAGGATGTGACGGGAATCGGTCACATCCTCTTTTATTGTCTGAATTTTCGCACAAAAAACAGGGGATGCAGCCATGCCGCTGCATCCCCTTATTTTCTGGGAAATATTAGAATTTCATTCCTGCTTTCTTTGCAAAGCAGGTTACAGGTTGGTGTACCCCATCAGGCTCTCATCCACCACAGCTGCCGTGTCGCGGCCCTCACGCAGGGCCCATACCACAAGACTCTGGCCGCGGCGCATATCGCCGCAGGCGAACACCTTGGGCACGTTGGTGGCATACTTGGTATCGGCCACGGTGCCGCGCTTGGTCAGGTCTACGCCAAAGGCTTCGGCCACATAGGGCTGGCAGCCGGTGAAACCAGCGGCAATCAGCACCAGATCGCACTCCACGGCAAACTCCTCACCGGTAGGTACCATTTGGCGGCGGCCATCCACTACCCGGCTTTCCAGCTTGGCAATCAACGCGCCACAGACCTGCCCGGCTTCATTCTTGTAAAACTCCTTCACGGTGGTCTGGTAAACGCGCGGGTCATTGCCAAACTTGGCAATGGCTTCCTGCTGGCCGTAGTCGGTCTTCAACACGCGGGGCCACTCCGGCCAGGCGTTGTTTGCGGTACGCTCGGCAGGGGGGCAGGGCATCATTTCCAGCTGCATCACGCTCTCGCAACCCTGGCGGATAGCCGTGCCCACGCAGTCGTTGCCGGTGTCGCCGCCGCCAATGACCAGCACCTTTTTGCCTGCGGCCGAGACCGCCTTACCATCCGCAAAGTTGGAATCCAGCAAACTGCGGGTCACGCTGGTCAGGTAATCCACGGCGAAGTAGATGCCCTGTGCATCGCGGCCGGGGGCGGTGATGTCACGGGCCTGCTTGGCACCGCAGCACAGCACTACGGCGTCATACTTGTCCTGCAATTCCTCAGCACTGACATTGCCGCCCACATCGGCGTTCATCACAAATTCAATGCCTTCATCCTGCAAGATCTTCACGCGGCGGTCGATGACCCACTTTTCCAGCTTCATGTTGGGGATGCCGTACATCAGCAGGCCGCCCGGGCGGTCCTCGCGCTCATAAATAGTCACCTTGTGGCCGCGCTTGTTCAGCAGGTCGGCCACCGAAAGCCCCGCAGGGCCTGCACCAATGACCGCAACCGTCTTGCCGGTGCGGGCCGGCGGCGGCACGGCGTGGATAGCGCCGCTCTCGTAGCCGTATTCTACGATGGCGCGTTCGTTCTCTTTCACGGTCACCGGGTCGCCGGTGGCCATGCCGCAGGTGCAGGCGGCCTCGCACAAAGCGGGGCAGACCCGGCTGGTAAACTCCGGGTAGCGGTTGGTAGCGATCAGCCGGTGTACGGCCAG is a window encoding:
- a CDS encoding glutamate synthase subunit beta, producing the protein MGKPTGFMEIKRQTSMELPPEERIQNFNEFHVPLHTDEQQAQGARCMDCGVPFCQSGMLLGGMYSGCPLNNLIPEWNDLVYQGKWDLAVHRLIATNRYPEFTSRVCPALCEAACTCGMATGDPVTVKENERAIVEYGYESGAIHAVPPPARTGKTVAVIGAGPAGLSVADLLNKRGHKVTIYEREDRPGGLLMYGIPNMKLEKWVIDRRVKILQDEGIEFVMNADVGGNVSAEELQDKYDAVVLCCGAKQARDITAPGRDAQGIYFAVDYLTSVTRSLLDSNFADGKAVSAAGKKVLVIGGGDTGNDCVGTAIRQGCESVMQLEMMPCPPAERTANNAWPEWPRVLKTDYGQQEAIAKFGNDPRVYQTTVKEFYKNEAGQVCGALIAKLESRVVDGRRQMVPTGEEFAVECDLVLIAAGFTGCQPYVAEAFGVDLTKRGTVADTKYATNVPKVFACGDMRRGQSLVVWALREGRDTAAVVDESLMGYTNL
- a CDS encoding HAMP domain-containing histidine kinase — translated: MSRRNTISREFFSTIAVVLVLGLSVMCAIQTALSAAYFVQERCTALNDILNGASKLCETFAEDGSVLTRPLDNEQARENARNGFDLFTTSSGAVLFVTDENGDILLHTGSEDFTEQPIPADMLAEMDAGDNIFKTGTLGGVYSGKYYTAGRRVEVGGYTGYLFAASPMTALASYMGDMLAMFGISAAVILLLCSLLCWVLAKRITGPIEDISEAARRLGSGDFTARAPVDGCVELADFATTFNNMAARLQTIDNSRGQFMGNIAHELRTPMTTIKGFIDGMLDGTIPPEENQRYLAIVSQETGRLARLVQNMLDITKLEAGEVPIHAKNYDLWQTVTDVVLSDEQRIEDGKIDIQGLGGPPLMICADPDFVHQVVYNIVDNAIKFTPAGGVISFAAEKHGSMVEVRIENTGAGIAPEALPFVFERFYKEDRSRGMNTRGSGLGLHICKILINLSGGQIHAESEEGKWCRFVFTLPCGQ